Within the Glycine soja cultivar W05 chromosome 3, ASM419377v2, whole genome shotgun sequence genome, the region GCTTTGCCTGTATAGTTGTAGTAGACACTGGCTGCTGCATGCAACTTGGCTAATCTATTATTTCCCGTTACTGAGCTGTCAATGGCCTCGCACATCTAAATTTCCCACAATTCTAAGTCAAATATTTCTTTGAATCTTTCCTacccaaataaataatttaaatattcgtCTACTCTGCCCCTCTAGTCTCCCCTTTTCATATTCAATctccaataaaataataataataattttaagatataaCATTTGtattaactttatttatctttaaatacataaacttattaaaaatgaaattataaaattatttatgtaataCTATTCAAATCcaaatgataatatattttttatcattaaaaataaaataaaagtttaagacTCTAGTAATTGGAACCTTTTTCACCGGATATGCTGGCAAGGGATTCAGGAAATTGGATGGTGTCGGGTAATCTGTCATGGCTGTATAAATCCACGCCGCCCGAAGCCAACCTTCCAAAGAACCAGGCCCAAAATCATCGCTCctgaaaaacattaattataacTAAACTATAGACATAGTCACCTTAATTAATTGatcattcaattaaatcatTTTGCATTAGTAATTAATCATGCTCTCACTTGCATATTCTGAATGTTTTCCGCAGCAGTTCCATTCCTCCGGGTTTATTGGCCGTGTCGTCTATCAGATCCCAAGACCCTTTTATCACTTTGTAACAATTCTCACTCTCGCTCTGCGGTAGTACATCAAACGAAATTTTTACTTCAATATTAGTACTTAGCATTCTTCACTAACCATGCCCTGGGCCACATATGCATGTGCATATTAACTGCAAGTTATTGAGAGAATCAAACCCTGAAGTCTTGTGTGATGATGTTGTTGAAGATATCTGGCGAAACCAAACCCATGAAATGGAGAATTGGAGCTGAGGATGCTAGAGCTCCAATTGCAACGTGTGGATACTTCATCCTGAACCAAGCAGCCAACACTGCAAAACAAAGCCCATTTAGATTTTATTCTCATCTCAATTTAGTGGCCGGATTGAACTATTGAAATCAATAGAGGTAAATTAAGActtaaaatactaatattaaacaaacaaacaaaaaagtgaTAGGTTTTTACTTCCTCCATAGGATCCTCCGAAAACCACAACAGGAGAATCAGTTGCTGACAAATTCTTCTTCAAATCAATGATGAGAGTAGCATAATCAGCTAATGCCTGTGTTGAGCTCAAATACCCAAGTGTGCTAGTATTTGCATATGCAACCGTCTTGTTTCCCCCAAATGGTATTGATTTTCCATAAAATCTATGCTGCAGCTCAGTTTGTGATGCATGAAATAGAGTAAGTTAATAAATCAGTTGTTAACAGTTAAAAAATCCTAGTTTGAGATCTCAGCAACATAGATATTGGACAAGTAGCATTTTAACTTCTAAGACAGAGATCAATCACTAAAATCATGCCATGATAAAgttaactctttttttagtgATCAAGCAAAAAGTTTACTTTATCAAATTAGAGACAGAGATCTACTACCCTTTACAAAAGGAGAAAGATTACCTCGATGAAAACCAAAAGGGCTTGAAAAGAAGGAGCATTTTCGAACATAAAGCCTGTGTTCTGCGTGAACCATTCTATGTTCCCTTCATTGCCAGTGTAGACAAAGATTGGAGCATTGTTCTTGGCACCACCCCAAAAGGTATCGTTGATGAGATACCTTtgttgaaaagtgtgattgctTTGGGGATTAAAATTGAAGTGGTCGAGTATTTGGGTGAAGAATTTTGTTCTGTAAAGCCCATTTTGGGAAGAATGAGAGCGTTGCTTCAGCTCTGCACTAACTGCTGAAGAAGGAAATCTGGGAAGGATAGGGACAAAAGCAAAAGTGAGTGAGGGAGCCGAAAATAGAGAGAAGAGTGTGATTATTATGAACTGAAAGCCAATTGCCATTATTTTTTTGCTAATGAACTGTGGCTACAAATGAGATGTGTATTtaaaagaggaaacaaaatgaaaagagagaatCCCAGGAATTCAGAGCTTCCGCAGAATAAAGCCTACTTGGTTGGGCTACACATCAACAATCAGTGGACCATtgcaattattattatatgtttatCCACATTCTTCAAAGACAAGTTTAGACTGAGATTAAGATAGATTAGATTTTAAATATCACaattatagttttattaattcttttcaGTAAAATAGATTAATGTGATTGCCGATTGGtgtttattatctttaaaatagaaatctatagctttcatacttttttttaatattttgaatgaGTATAGCTTTCATACTTAATTGTAGTTTTTATTAACACAAAATCAATAATTGGTCATTTCTACTTTTGCATATTAATAAAtgatctttttattatttttgatatATAAGTTTAAACGATCATTTAATTATGTAGCAAAAGAATAGATTGTGTGacgaaaaaaaatcatttacttCTCTGTCTATTAGTAAACCGTAAATACATGTAAGTATAAAATTTTGGTGGATGAAGGTAGAcataatattttgttatgtacagctaaaataaataaataaataaatttgttttgaatttaatcAGCCGCATCAGtatattaaaaagatttttatgaaaattaaatactaCTACTATAACATTTTAAATGCATGTTTAGTGaacatcaaaatttagaaaatgactacttttaaaatactttagttataaatattaaaaaataaaatattcgaAGGCCTATTGATTCTAATAATTGATTAGAGAATAGATCATTCGGACTTTTCAATTTATAGACGTGAATCTTGGATCTAAATAAAAGATTGTTAACATGAGTTTagattagtttatttaaaaaaaaaaatgttttttaacttcttgaattttttaaaaaaggttgTCAAACACGAGCatattgtgtgtgtgtttttaccctatatgtattaaaattatcaaataaaaaaattaaagaacggCTTAGatcttatataattttgtaaaaaatagtaGAGAACTTAATCCTTATATTAAGACAATGGTTAGGGTGGCAAAGGGGGGTCTGGCCACCTTGATTTGGCTTGTCCCACCACTAGTTTGCCCAAAAAACAAGTTGGGGTGAATTGACTTGCATTTATTTGTAGGTTTAAAGTCTTGGGATGACTAATTTATAATTGGATTGACAACCGActcatcaaaaagaaaaataaaaataaaaatcaagctTCTTAATTCATAACACTAACttgaattaacaaattaaattaaagaatctAAAGTATATTAATGACCTAGCctaaatttgaatatatttttttattagagaaattatttttataaaataaactacCAATGAGAATAAGTATGTAATTCGCAAATATGctaaaaactttaataaataaataggtgTCAATCATATTAATTGTATAGTTTTCCTtagcattaaatattttctttttcaaccaGTGAATCTTAAGTACTAAAAATAATAACGTTAGCCCAATGGGGTAAGCTGGAGAAGGTTGGTGGGTTAGATATAAGAATGAGAATGAGTAGTATCGAGCATGGATATGGATTATTTATTACTTGTCCCTCAGAGAAAATTTGTGTCCCTTATCCATTCATTATTCGttgaatatttatttgaaaaaaaaaaaaaaatatatatatatatatatatatatatattaaaaaatgtgatttttaacATCAAGTAAAACTAgtgaattaaaaatcaaaaacaaaaaagaaacattaatacaacaaaattaaacacaaaGTAAGTATCTCTtaagtataaataaatgtaaattcaaaatacaaattgTAATACCTCAAAGCATAAACTCaacaaataaatatcaaaattatatttaaaaattagagattTTTCCTATAATAAAATGATCTATTATAACTTGAAGAGTAACAGATATTCATAGATAGGATACTATGATACGATATCCTACCCATTAATAAGTGGATAGAAAAATATCCATACTCATGAATAATGAATACTCAtttaaaatatctattatttatCCATAACAAATTTTTATCTGCAAATATTTGCtagtaagattattttttttcatcctagTTAGATAGGCCCTAGGCAGGTCCGCCAAACCTAATGTGCATTTCCATCCTTAGCAACGAATATGtttttcaatttagtttttaattgtttttaattaagttgATATACTAGCCTTGTAACTAAGAATACGGTGTTGTCGGGTTTGTCCTTGTACATTTTTGGGTCTCGTGTTTGGCATTTATCGACGACGGTCGCAGAAGTAGCCATGAGAATGAAGTTGAGGCTTGTCCATGCTAGCACCCGTCTAGCCTTATAAAAGGGCACCAAACTATTGAATAAAGAACTTACCATGTTTTGGTTATAGCAATTACACTCGGTGTACTCCATCTGTATCTTGTTgttgattttttgaaaattagcaattttctgtaatagagattattagcaagattaagttttttatatatagacaaGCACACATGTTGCATTTATTTTAGCATGATATATATCTTCTTGTATTAGTGAGATTTTTGATTTTCTCTAGTTACGGGATATGCTCCGTTTATTAGTGTATCATTTtgagtttaatataatttaaatttttccaaaaaaaaacctttcctttattctttttaagTTCGTTACTTgttattagttttaaatttgtaacaatattatattattttgtgatgatttttatcttatttttcttgtttttaaaatatattgaataatatttttatccattattttttaaacataataaaCCACTATAACTTTGTGTTAGAATTTATAAGTTAAagcatttttttcatgtttttgtttttttcctctataatttcaatgaataaaacattttttttgttcaaatttgCAGTTGCGTGAAGGATAAATAAAGGCATGccaaaaactgaaaaaggaGGAAATGGTAatggaagagaaagagaaacatTATTTTCCTGATAAATAAAGGCAtaccaaaaactgaaaaatgagGAAATGTTATGAAAGATGAATGGATATGAAAAATTAGTAAACcaccaaaatatttattatttgatgggAAAATATTTGCTGAAAATTAACATGCGCAAGGCATAAGATTCtccgttgtttttttttattagggtgAAGTTTCTCCCTCGTTAATAGTACCGAtaccaagatttttttttcttgggtaTTTTTCTTCCTATTCCGCTTACGCTCACTAGTCACACCTTTTTAGAGTGCACAATCATAATTATCCTAATCACGCGAATTACTACTGATATAGacatatatagattttttttgacatatataaatttctttaaaaaaaatcgttatatatctttttcaaagaaaaagccATTCAGCTAGCTTTTGAAACTGGAGTTTTATAAGAAATGGATAACAAAAATGCGAAATCCGATTAAGATTCACTTCCGTGTTCCCCTGTGCTCAATGAAAGAGACGTTGATTCACGTTCTTTTATCACATcactaattagttttttattttattctttatattctTCTCTCTTGAATTAGTATAGGTCTTGATAATATTGAGAGGTCCAATTTTTGCTATGATTTTTATCTCTCGTTTCCTTATATCCTTTAGCCATTTTGGATCTTCCGTAGTTGAGAACCTTAGGTCCACATGATGAGCTCCTGCTCACAAAACACGAATAAACGGCgatcaaaacaagaaaaaagagaagatatgATATTAACTAATTtggttaaaaacttaaaataaacctTCTTTTGCTACTATAGCAACTATAGTTTCTGAAATATTCTTCAACACCCTGCAACCACACACGACAAAACCTTATAGTTAGCTGCTGTCATATGAGACCTTTCAGTATATTATTAGTCATAGTAATGAGAATAATTAATTAGCATATTAGAACCCCGTAATTAATTAGCATATTTACATGTAATAATCTATATGTttcgaaaataaataaatagaaccCTATCAAATTAATAACTGGGCTTCagggaaaatagaaaaattaactaACATAATATTTCAAAGTTCATTTAGTTTAGGGAATTATCACTTTTGGATATTATCACCAATCTCCCGATTGGCTAGTGTTATAGTATTGAGTAAAATTTCAGCCAAAATGATGAAGAGATGTTATGAGACCTTAAAGTCTTGAGTGATGATGTTAGTCCAGGTATAAGGTGAAACCAAATCCAGAAATTGGAGGATTGGGGCAGAGGATGCCAAGGCTCCAATGGCAACATGCGGATACTTTAATCTGAACCATGCAGCCAGCACTGCAAAACATCCATTCAGACTAATCATCAAAATTAGGGGTGAATGGGATTTAACTCTTGAGTATTAAAAGAGGTAGACAttgtcatatataaaaaaaaaaaaaaaaaagacattgagTTTTGATAAAATATAGATAGCTGTATATGGAGTATATAGTATACTTCCTCCATAGGATCCTCCAATAACAATGACAGGGGAATCTGTTGCTGATAAATTCTTCTTCAAATCAATGATGAGAGTGGCATAATCAGCTAATGCCTGTGTGGAGCTCAAGTATCCAAGTGTGCTGCTATTTGCATTTGCAACCTCCTCGTTTCCCCCAAATGGAAATGATTTTCCATAGTATCTATGCTGCATgcagttttattttgaaaaagggTTATCACTTATCATTTATCAAGCACAAAGACATAGTACCCCTCATCAAATTAAAGAAGGGTACCAAAATGAAGAAGGCATACctctataaaaactaaaagggcCTTAAAATAAGGTGCTGTGTCAAACATGAAGCCTGTGTTCTGTGCAATCCATTCTATGTCCCCTTCATTTCCCATGTAGACAAAGATTGGAGCATTGTTCTTGGCACCACCCCAATAGGTATCATTGATGAGATATCTTTGTTGAAAAGTTTGATAGCTCTGGGGATTATAACTGAAGTGATCCAGTATTTGGGTGAAGAACTTTGTTCTGTAAAGCCCATTTTGGGCAGAACTAGAGCCAAGATCTAGCGCTGGATGGAGCATTGAAGAAGGGAATCTTGGTATGACATGGGCAAAAGTGACGGTGAAACGCAAcagagaaaataaacaaaagcatATGATAAACTGGAAGCTCGTTGCCATTGTAAACTGAAAACCATATGAATGAAATCAATATGGGTTATATCTCCATATTCGCCACACAAATTTTGTTTGCAGGGGTCACAtattgttggacattttagtgtaattgatctctttattatgttaaaataagagtgcacgcttgttttaatgtaataacgagatgttcggtttaggcaaaggttggaagttacatggaagttactaaaacttccatcaacggttggaagttacatggaagttactaaaacttccatcaacggcaatttttaaaaataaataacttccatcaaccgccaaaaaccacctgttctttgattataaataatcatcctggttcagaaagcataatatgtgaaaaacatacaagaccaaaacaaaactattgaattataatcttctgattttatccgattgaacaattttggttgaaccccgaaatttgattcaatctgaaagtgtttatacacgacttcagatttatccaggattatctcgattttcaaaattaaccaacaaaagattgaatcaaatctttcgagatgacgaacgatagttcgaagatgacaagcaagtttgcgaagttggacaagtttgaagggcaggattttagaagatggcagaagaagatgcactttctcttgacaacattgaatgtggtgtatgtgctgagtacaccgaTGCCGATGTATATGGAAgacgaaactctggatcaaacaaggaagcgttcgaaatgggagaacgacgattacatttgtcgtggacacattctgaacggtatgtctgactctctctttgatatttatcaaaatgttgagtctgctaaggaattatgggactctcttgaatccaagtatatggcagaagatgcctcaagtaacaaattcttagttagtaatttctttaattacaaaatgattgattcgaggcctgttatggagcaatataatgaactgctgcggattttgggtcagtttactcaacatgatttgaaaatggatgaatccattgcagtttcatctataattgataaacttccttcttcttggaaagacttcaggcataccttgaaacatatgaaggaagagttgactctggttcaactcggtagtcatttcatggttgaggagtcgctgagggctcaggaaattgacaaagtcaatgataaaaccgtagcaggttcctcttccgttaatatggtagaggaaagtggaacagttaagcaaaattacaatgttaaaggtaacaaacgaaaatttcaaggaaataagaacaaaggtccaaacaaacagacaaaattgtcatgttggaagtgtgggaaacctagtcatttaaagagggattgtcgggtgttcaaaggaaagaacaaggctggtccaagtgggtctaatgatcctgaaaagcaacaaggtcagattgtagtgaataattttaattcgaatacgaattcaaattatgtatcactaatatctgatacattctatgtgcaggatgatgacgttgcttggtggtttgattcgggagcaacaagccatgtgtgcaaagatcatcattggttcaaggaatttagaccaatcgatgatgactctattgtgaagatgggcaatgttgcaactgaaccaatcctaggattaggttgtgtgaatttagtttttacttccggaaaaagtttgtatttggataatgtcttatttgtaccaggtattcgtaagaacttattgtctgatatggttttaaataattgtggtttcaagcaagtacttgaaagtgacaagtacatcttgtcaagacatgactcgtttgttggatttggttatcgttgtaatggaatgtttaaattaaacattgatgttccttttgttcatgaatctgtttgtatggcctcgtgtagttctataactaatatgacaaaatcagaaatttggcatgctagattaggacatgttcattacaaaagattaaaagatatgtcaaaaacaag harbors:
- the LOC114407238 gene encoding lysosomal Pro-X carboxypeptidase-like isoform X2, which gives rise to MAIGFQFIIITLFSLFSAPSLTFAFVPILPRFPSSAVSAELKQRSHSSQNGLYRTKFFTQILDHFNFNPQSNHTFQQRYLINDTFWGGAKNNAPIFVYTGNEGNIEWFTQNTGFMFENAPSFQALLVFIEHRFYGKSIPFGGNKTVAYANTSTLGYLSSTQALADYATLIIDLKKNLSATDSPVVVFGGSYGGMLAAWFRMKYPHVAIGALASSAPILHFMGLVSPDIFNNIITQDFRSESENCYKVIKGSWDLIDDTANKPGGMELLRKTFRICKSDDFGPGSLEGWLRAAWIYTAMTDYPTPSNFLNPLPAYPVKKMCEAIDSSVTGNNRLAKLHAAASVYYNYTGKARCFDLDDNSDPHDLGGWQWQKYNPGRVEGKNWRSSQLGLENAYYLLDFSSIYMLMLGIQGKHVHVTASNGEVKSSLTQSC
- the LOC114407238 gene encoding lysosomal Pro-X carboxypeptidase-like isoform X1; protein product: MAIGFQFIIITLFSLFSAPSLTFAFVPILPRFPSSAVSAELKQRSHSSQNGLYRTKFFTQILDHFNFNPQSNHTFQQRYLINDTFWGGAKNNAPIFVYTGNEGNIEWFTQNTGFMFENAPSFQALLVFIEHRFYGKSIPFGGNKTVAYANTSTLGYLSSTQALADYATLIIDLKKNLSATDSPVVVFGGSYGGMLAAWFRMKYPHVAIGALASSAPILHFMGLVSPDIFNNIITQDFRSESENCYKVIKGSWDLIDDTANKPGGMELLRKTFRICKSDDFGPGSLEGWLRAAWIYTAMTDYPTPSNFLNPLPAYPVKKMCEAIDSSVTGNNRLAKLHAAASVYYNYTGKARCFDLDDNSDPHDLGGWQWQACTEMIMPVGGSNKESIFPEYEWSYEARASWCDFFYNVQPRPHWITTEFGGHAIERVLKRSASNIIFFNGLRDPWSGGGVLKTISKTLVAIVAKKGAHHVDLRFSSKEDPQWLKDVRKLEVNIIASWISQYHQDLQSNS